A single window of Arvicanthis niloticus isolate mArvNil1 chromosome X, mArvNil1.pat.X, whole genome shotgun sequence DNA harbors:
- the LOC117694421 gene encoding melanoma-associated antigen D1 has translation MAQKPDGGAGLRGFQAEASVEDSALLVQTLMEAIQISDAPPTNQATAAASGPNASPQSSQPPTTNGKADTEVSAAAARPKTGFKAHNTTTKGPNDYSQARNAKEMSKNQPKMAFKSQNAASKGPHAASDFSQAAATGKSAKKSEMAFKGQNTTTKAGSSATYNFSQSPSANEMTNNNQPKTAKAWNDTTKVPGADGQTQNVNQTKMADVGTSAGISEADGAAAQTSADGSQAQNVESRTIIRGKRTRKVNNLNVEENSSGDQRRTSLASGNWRSAPVPVTTQNPPAAPPPNVLWQTPLAWQNPSGWQNQTTRQTPPARQSPPARQTPSAWQNPVAWQNPVIWPNPVIWQNPVIWPNPIVWPGPIVWPNPMAWQSTPGWQSPPSWQAPPSWQSPQDWQGPPDWQLPPDWSMPPDWSFPSDWPFPPDWIPTDWPIPPDWQNLRPSPNLRSSPNSRASQNQGPPQPRDVALLQERANKLVKYLMLKDYTKVPIKRSEMLRDIIREYTDVYPEIIERACFVLEKKFGIQLKEIDKEEHLYILISTPESLAGILGTTKDTPKLGLLLVILGIIFMNGNRASEAVLWEALRKMGLRPGVRHPLLGDLRKLLTYEFVKQKYLDYRRVPNSNPPEYEFLWGLRSYHETSKMKVLRFIAEVQKRDPRDWTAQFMEAADEALDALDAAAAEAEARAEARNRMGIGDEAVSGPWSWDDIEFELLTWDEEGDFGDPWSRIPFTFWARYHQNARSRFPQAFTGPIIGPSGTATTANFAANFGAIGFFWVE, from the exons ATGGCTCAGAAACCGGACGGTGGTGCAGGCCTCCGCGGCTTCCAG GCTGAGGCCTCTGTAGAAGACAGCGCCTTGCTTGTGCAGACCTTGATGGAAGCCATCCAGATCTCCGATGCTCCGCCCACCAACCAGGCCACAGCAGCTGCCAGTGGGCCAAATGCTAGTCCCCAGAGTTCACAGCCCCCAACTACCAATGGGAAGGCTGATACTGAGGTTTCAGCAGCTGCTGCCAGGCCTAAGACAGGCTTTAAGGCCCACAATACCACCACAAAGGGGCCAAATGATTACTCTCAGGCACGTAATGCCAAGGAGATGTCCAAGAATCAGCCTAAGATGGCCTTTAAGTCACAGAATGCCGCCTCTAAAGGTCCACATGCTGCCTCTGATTTTTCCCAGGCAGCAGCCACAGGCAAATCAGCTAAAAAGTCGGAAATGGCCTTTAAGGGTCAGAATACCACTACTAAGGCTGGCTCCAGTGCCACCTACAATTTCTCTCAGTCTCCCAGTGCCAATGAGATGACCAACAACAACCAGCCTAAGACAGCTAAGGCTTGGAATGACACCACTAAAGTCCCTGGAGCTGATGGCCAGACCCAGAATGTAAATCAGACCAAAATGGCTGACGTAGGGACCAGCGCAGGTATCTCTGAAGCTGACGGTGCAGCAGCCCAGACATCAGCCGATGGCTCCCAGGCTCAGAATGTGGAGTCTCGGACTATAATTCGGGGCAAGAGGACCCGCAAG GTTAATAACTTAAATGTGGAAGAAAACAGCAGTGGGGATCAAAGGCGCACCTCACTTGCTTCCGGGAACTGGAGGTCTGCTCCAGTTCCAGTGACCACTCAGAACCCACCTGCTGCACCACCCCCTAACGTGCTGTGGCAGACACCACTGGCTTGGCAGAACCCCTCAGGCTGGCAGAACCAGACAACCAGACAGACCCCACCAGCACGACAGAGTCCCCCAGCTAGGCAGACCCCCTCAGCTTGGCAGAACCCAGTTGCATGGCAGAATCCAGTGATCTGGCCTAACCCAGTGATCTGGCAGAATCCAGTTATATGGCCAAACCCCATTGTCTGGCCCGGCCCAATTGTCTGGCCAAACCCCATGGCTTGGCAGAGTACACCTGGATGGCAGAGCCCACCCAGTTGGCAAGCCCCACCTAGTTGGCAGAGCCCCCAAGATTGGCAAGGCCCTCCAGATTGGCAGTTACCCCCTGACTGGTCAATGCCTCCTGACTGGTCCTTTCCCTCTGACTGGCCTTTTCCACCTGACTGGATCCCCACTGACTGGCCAATTCCCCCTGACTGGCAGAACTTACGACCCTCACCTAATCTGAGATCGTCCCCCAACTCTCGTGCCTCACAGAACCAGGGTCCTCCACAGCCCCGAGATGTGGCCCTTCTTCAGGAAAGA GCAAATAAGTTGGTCAAGTACCTGATGCTTAAAGACTATACGAAGGTGCCCATCAAGCGCTCAG AAATGCTGAGGGATATCATCCGCGAATACACTGACGTTTATCCAGAAATCATTGAACGCGCATGCTTTGTCCTGGAGAAG AAATTTGGAATCCAGCTGAAGGAAATCGACAAAGAAGAGCATCTGTATATTCTCATCAGTACCCCTGAGTCCCTGGCTGGCATACTGGGAAC GACCAAAGACACACCGAAGCTAGGCCTCCTCTTAGTGATTCTGGGCATTATCTTCATGAATGGCAACCGTGCCAGTGAGG CTGTCCTCTGGGAAGCACTGCGCAAGATGGGACTCCGTCCTGG GGTCAGACATCCCCTCCTTGGTGATCTGAGAAAACTTCTTACTTACGAGTTTGTAAAGCAGAA atACCTGGACTACAGACGAGTGCCCAACAGCAACCCTCCTGAGTACGAGTTCCTCTGGGGCCTGCGCTCCTACCATGAGACTAGCAAGATGAAAGTGCTGAGATTCATTGCAGAG GTTCAGAAGAGAGACCCTCGTGACTGGACTGCACAGTTCATGGAAGCTGCAGATGAAGCCTTGGATGCTCTGGATGCTGCtgcagctgaggcagaggcccGGGCTGAAGCAAGAAACCGCATGGGAATTGGAGATGAGGCTGTGTCTGGGCCCTGGAGCTGGGATGACATCGAGTTTGAGCTGCTGACCTGGGATGAGGAAGGAGATTttggagatccttggtccaggATCCCCTTTACCTTCTGGGCCAGATACCACCAGAATGCCCGCTCCAGATTTCCCCAGGCCTTTACTGGCCCCATCATTGGCCCCAGCGGTACTGCCACCACCGCCAACTTCGCCGCCAACTTCGGTGCCATTGGCTTCTTCTGGGTTGAGTAA